A genomic window from Leptospira broomii serovar Hurstbridge str. 5399 includes:
- a CDS encoding DUF2721 domain-containing protein, producing MNQLTYNTPGLLFPAISLLMLAYTNRFFGLTSLVRQLLIKYQESKQELILDQINNLRLRISLVRYSQSFGIVSLILCILSLGSVSIQNTIAWTFFAISLLLMILSLLCSLYEIHLSAKALEIELKNVIKEDF from the coding sequence ATGAACCAATTGACCTATAATACACCGGGCCTCCTCTTTCCTGCAATATCGTTATTGATGCTTGCCTATACAAATCGCTTTTTTGGACTAACATCCCTAGTTAGACAATTGCTAATCAAATATCAGGAAAGTAAACAAGAGCTGATCTTAGATCAAATTAACAATCTAAGACTCAGAATTTCTTTAGTGCGTTACTCCCAATCCTTCGGCATAGTAAGTCTTATTCTTTGTATTCTCTCCTTAGGGTCCGTATCCATCCAGAATACAATCGCTTGGACATTCTTTGCCATATCGTTACTCTTAATGATTCTGTCGCTCTTATGTTCCTTATACGAGATACATCTTTCAGCCAAAGCCCTTGAAATCGAGCTAAAGAACGTAATTAAGGAAGATTTTTGA
- a CDS encoding VOC family protein produces the protein MNKPASKIPVQAHTPVSKVQDIAYVRLGRKNLSESERYYTDFGLRVLSKTKTQILFHGNSSNFPCWSIEESNRDFLLGLGFHITSYKEFEALKKVKGAQLLPLGRFGNLPCVTLLDPSGLPVDVVLSEVPKFTSQSPKKRDWNRYDSIKRVNRPQAAETGPPGIIRLGHAVFLKQEFLKNAQWYCDTFGMIPSDIQLLPKLKEPVLVFLRCNRGKTLADHHSIVIGAGADDRLEHCAFELKDIDEISQGRQWLLSRGWKAAWGIGRHILGSQVFDYERDPTGMLVEHYTDGDKFDDTYPVGFHEISRKSLYQWGEDMPKDFLDSRLSFHVLKELIKGILSGREIRFGTLIGMKAMAEKPPRHWIKY, from the coding sequence ATGAATAAACCTGCTTCTAAAATTCCCGTTCAAGCGCACACTCCCGTAAGCAAAGTTCAGGACATCGCCTACGTTAGATTAGGTCGAAAAAATCTGTCAGAATCCGAAAGATACTACACCGATTTCGGACTCCGCGTTCTTAGCAAAACAAAGACACAGATCTTATTTCATGGAAATAGCTCTAATTTTCCCTGTTGGTCCATCGAAGAGTCCAACAGGGATTTTTTACTGGGTTTGGGATTTCATATAACTTCCTACAAGGAATTTGAAGCTTTGAAAAAAGTGAAGGGCGCTCAGCTCCTTCCTTTAGGCCGATTTGGAAACTTACCATGCGTAACCTTACTTGATCCTTCAGGCTTGCCTGTAGACGTAGTGTTATCCGAAGTTCCGAAATTCACTTCCCAAAGCCCTAAAAAAAGAGATTGGAATCGTTACGACTCGATCAAGAGAGTTAATCGTCCACAAGCGGCCGAAACTGGACCGCCTGGAATAATCCGCCTAGGACATGCAGTTTTTCTAAAACAGGAGTTTTTAAAAAATGCCCAATGGTATTGCGATACTTTTGGGATGATTCCTTCCGATATCCAATTATTACCTAAATTAAAAGAACCGGTTCTGGTTTTTTTGCGATGCAATCGTGGGAAAACTCTAGCAGATCATCATTCCATCGTAATTGGCGCAGGCGCTGATGATCGATTAGAACATTGCGCTTTCGAACTAAAGGATATCGATGAAATTTCACAAGGAAGACAATGGCTTTTGAGCCGAGGCTGGAAAGCAGCTTGGGGAATCGGTAGACATATCTTAGGAAGTCAAGTATTTGATTACGAAAGAGATCCGACGGGCATGCTTGTAGAACATTATACCGATGGGGACAAGTTCGATGATACCTACCCTGTCGGCTTTCATGAGATTAGCCGTAAAAGTTTGTACCAATGGGGAGAAGATATGCCGAAGGATTTTCTAGATTCTAGACTATCCTTTCACGTTTTAAAAGAGTTAATCAAAGGAATTTTATCCGGAAGAGAAATCCGATTCGGCACTTTAATCGGGATGAAAGCAATGGCAGAAAAACCTCCGAGACATTGGATTAAATATTAA
- a CDS encoding TetR/AcrR family transcriptional regulator: protein MSAALRLFAVKDAGETSIAEVSAEAEVANGTFYNYFKTKEELLEASAFALAESLVAEAVRLMPDIADGAERMATGGMLFLKRARNDTDWAWALIRITAAAPRMSELIRTQPLKDMQKAIKAGKFNIESEESALGLYVGAVHYGIRNILEGRAKNKSHDVEMIAFVLKAYGVSATTARNISQRAFDRVWQDFD from the coding sequence ATGAGTGCGGCCTTACGTTTATTTGCAGTTAAGGATGCTGGAGAAACTTCGATTGCTGAGGTTTCTGCCGAAGCGGAAGTCGCGAACGGAACTTTCTATAATTATTTTAAAACTAAGGAAGAACTGTTGGAAGCTTCTGCCTTTGCGCTTGCAGAATCGCTGGTCGCCGAAGCTGTTCGGCTTATGCCAGATATTGCGGATGGGGCCGAGAGGATGGCGACGGGCGGGATGCTTTTTTTGAAAAGAGCAAGAAACGATACTGATTGGGCTTGGGCTTTAATTAGGATTACTGCGGCAGCCCCTAGAATGAGCGAACTTATTCGCACTCAACCTTTGAAAGACATGCAGAAGGCGATTAAGGCAGGCAAATTTAATATTGAATCTGAAGAGTCCGCTTTGGGACTATACGTGGGCGCAGTACATTACGGAATTCGAAACATTCTGGAAGGAAGAGCAAAGAATAAATCTCACGATGTGGAAATGATCGCATTTGTTTTAAAAGCTTACGGCGTTTCAGCGACGACTGCAAGGAATATAAGCCAAAGGGCTTTTGATCGGGTTTGGCAGGATTTCGATTAG